One window from the genome of Leptospira broomii serovar Hurstbridge str. 5399 encodes:
- a CDS encoding SAM-dependent methyltransferase, which produces MNEYKIFPIGTVHCSRSEMIDDDWDKEESYIELNPGIPLESLDGLSDFSHIEVFYIFDKVNPDTIVYKSEHPRENPNWPKIGIFAQRKKARPNRLGATIVELQRIEERKIFVKSLDAIDGTPVIDIKPVFQEYLPRQNVVQPRWSEELMRHYWKH; this is translated from the coding sequence ATGAATGAATATAAGATTTTCCCTATCGGAACAGTCCATTGTAGTCGTTCCGAGATGATCGACGATGATTGGGACAAAGAGGAATCCTATATCGAATTAAATCCGGGGATACCGCTGGAAAGTTTGGACGGATTATCGGACTTCTCTCATATCGAAGTATTCTATATTTTTGATAAAGTGAATCCCGATACGATCGTTTATAAATCGGAACACCCGAGGGAAAATCCGAATTGGCCGAAGATCGGAATTTTCGCACAACGGAAGAAGGCTCGCCCAAACCGACTCGGAGCAACAATCGTCGAACTCCAGAGGATTGAAGAAAGAAAGATTTTCGTAAAATCCCTTGATGCCATTGACGGCACTCCGGTCATCGATATTAAACCGGTTTTTCAAGAATATCTACCGAGACAAAACGTGGTTCAACCTCGCTGGTCCGAGGAATTAATGCGCCACTATTGGAAGCATTAA
- a CDS encoding HAD family hydrolase: MNELLRQGLPWISDIRPFFSEPETADRLENLRKTDPLSFQKEAWAVYDTIHETKGLEVAYRWSTWIFSGRTNTELRKTARAIWEQNQNSETNLAVKPYNALFELILELRRINADIWIVTASPEGVIREVSGHWNVPENRVLGVELATQDGVLSHRVVEPFTYGAGKVQKIMKATNGEGYDISFGDTENDFALLENSKLQGIFLDRGKGKIPPAGSLIQPIGDWSVL, encoded by the coding sequence ATGAACGAGCTTCTTCGGCAAGGCCTTCCTTGGATCTCCGATATACGTCCTTTTTTTTCCGAGCCTGAGACTGCGGATCGTTTGGAAAACCTACGTAAGACGGATCCTTTATCTTTTCAGAAAGAAGCCTGGGCGGTATACGATACGATTCATGAGACGAAAGGGTTGGAAGTCGCTTACCGATGGTCCACCTGGATTTTTTCGGGTCGCACGAATACGGAATTAAGAAAGACGGCCCGCGCGATCTGGGAACAAAACCAAAATTCCGAAACTAACCTGGCGGTAAAACCGTACAACGCTCTCTTTGAACTGATTCTTGAATTACGACGTATAAATGCGGATATTTGGATCGTGACGGCTTCGCCGGAAGGAGTCATCCGGGAAGTTTCAGGTCATTGGAATGTCCCGGAAAATCGGGTTTTAGGCGTGGAACTTGCTACACAAGACGGGGTTCTTTCTCACCGGGTCGTGGAACCGTTTACGTACGGGGCCGGGAAGGTTCAGAAAATCATGAAGGCTACGAACGGCGAAGGATACGATATATCCTTTGGCGATACCGAAAACGATTTTGCATTATTGGAAAATTCAAAATTGCAGGGAATTTTTCTAGATCGGGGAAAAGGGAAAATACCTCCTGCGGGGTCATTAATCCAGCCGATCGGAGATTGGTCAGTACTATAA
- a CDS encoding M23 family metallopeptidase, with product MAVHKGKDQMKSKIRLTILGILTPLLLVFALKSFANPNLEEVKIDNQYIQTYQGREGIWIVTGKVKDSLDDLYHKFGTSELEVRVLNGIHDSGKIPASEPVFFPYNTNYTRNLLLEDKGREIFNSDSRELIWPLSFKHSRVTSRLGRRWNALHAGVDIACPNGSIVIAAADGLVVDSKRDGGYGLRVVIQHPQINGIQTLYAHNSLLFVKQGDKVKKGQVLALSGNTGHTTGPHVHFEVRYQNVVLNPEHYLPPFLADRDSQVAIAKETIQQ from the coding sequence TTGGCAGTGCATAAAGGAAAGGACCAAATGAAAAGTAAAATCCGCTTAACGATTCTGGGGATCCTAACCCCGCTACTACTTGTCTTTGCACTGAAATCTTTTGCGAATCCAAATTTAGAAGAAGTAAAAATCGATAACCAATATATCCAAACTTACCAAGGACGAGAAGGGATTTGGATAGTAACCGGAAAAGTAAAAGACTCATTAGACGATTTATACCATAAATTCGGGACATCCGAATTAGAAGTTAGAGTTTTAAACGGAATTCATGACTCCGGAAAAATTCCCGCTTCCGAGCCCGTATTCTTTCCCTACAATACGAATTATACCCGAAATCTTCTCTTGGAAGATAAGGGACGGGAAATATTCAATTCCGATTCTCGGGAACTCATCTGGCCGCTCAGTTTTAAACATTCACGCGTAACGTCTCGACTAGGAAGACGTTGGAATGCACTTCATGCTGGAGTGGATATCGCCTGCCCGAACGGATCCATAGTTATTGCTGCGGCGGACGGATTAGTCGTTGATTCTAAGAGGGACGGCGGCTACGGTCTCAGAGTCGTGATCCAGCATCCTCAGATCAACGGAATTCAGACATTATACGCTCATAATTCTCTTTTGTTCGTAAAACAGGGAGATAAGGTAAAGAAAGGGCAGGTACTTGCGCTTTCCGGTAATACAGGTCACACGACCGGTCCTCATGTGCATTTTGAAGTGCGTTATCAAAATGTAGTTTTAAATCCGGAGCATTACTTACCACCGTTCTTGGCGGATAGAGATTCTCAAGTCGCCATTGCCAAGGAAACGATCCAACAGTAA
- a CDS encoding thiol-disulfide oxidoreductase DCC family protein yields MAFTSSGLKDSDIVFFDGACNLCNASVTFLIDIDRKKRLHFASLQSATAQSFLTLTESIDLLGEGASIILYTKGRIFRKSRAILEILRLVGLPWSLGYAGIVIPPFILDWLYDFVAKRRYRWFGKSDSCRVPTAELKERFLN; encoded by the coding sequence ATGGCATTTACTTCGTCCGGGTTGAAAGATTCTGATATCGTTTTTTTTGACGGCGCGTGCAATCTATGCAATGCGAGCGTTACTTTCCTCATCGACATAGATAGAAAGAAGCGCTTGCATTTCGCGAGCCTTCAATCGGCTACGGCCCAATCTTTCTTAACCCTGACCGAATCCATCGATCTTTTAGGAGAAGGCGCGAGCATTATCCTGTATACTAAGGGTAGAATCTTCCGGAAATCTAGAGCAATTTTAGAGATTCTGCGATTGGTCGGGCTTCCTTGGAGCCTTGGTTATGCCGGAATCGTTATTCCACCCTTTATTCTAGACTGGTTATACGATTTTGTAGCCAAGCGCCGGTATCGTTGGTTTGGGAAGTCCGATTCATGCAGAGTTCCCACAGCAGAACTGAAAGAACGATTCTTAAATTAA
- a CDS encoding sulfurtransferase, whose protein sequence is MSNWSFLKSDLSDQDLLIDCRSQAQYQEATLKGAYYFPFVKKAFASDPESFKKMLGPLDEILALAKKEGKSRIVVFDEGMGMFAARLTLLLRSAGFVHTYVLDKRWPVEGGTEKGSRELDFGPASKIRKLEGIIDKAFLEKNLTRLQIFDTRTPEEYEGKLPRLTAPEPGSLCGRLPGAFLWDWRMLYDPAGDLVDKTFFNKKLRGFPFMPERTTVIYDYNGARSSLLALMLKEVGYNDVNVYIGSWFEWRKSSLPKQAVNIYGQAGGAGAAPRVGGAERKN, encoded by the coding sequence TTGTCCAATTGGAGCTTTTTAAAATCAGACCTGTCTGATCAGGACTTATTAATCGATTGTCGTTCCCAGGCGCAGTACCAGGAAGCCACTCTGAAGGGAGCGTATTACTTTCCTTTTGTGAAGAAAGCTTTCGCATCGGACCCTGAATCTTTCAAGAAGATGCTGGGTCCCTTGGATGAAATTCTCGCTTTGGCAAAGAAAGAAGGGAAGTCCCGGATTGTCGTATTTGACGAGGGGATGGGCATGTTCGCCGCTCGCTTAACTTTGCTATTACGGTCGGCCGGTTTTGTGCATACGTATGTTTTAGATAAACGTTGGCCGGTGGAAGGAGGAACCGAAAAGGGATCGAGGGAACTCGATTTCGGTCCCGCTTCCAAGATTCGCAAATTGGAAGGAATCATCGATAAGGCCTTTCTGGAAAAAAATCTAACTCGACTGCAAATATTCGATACTCGGACTCCCGAGGAATATGAAGGCAAGCTACCTCGCCTTACCGCCCCCGAGCCGGGAAGTTTATGCGGTCGCTTGCCGGGTGCTTTTCTTTGGGATTGGAGAATGTTGTATGATCCTGCCGGCGACTTAGTCGATAAGACCTTCTTCAATAAGAAGCTTCGCGGGTTTCCGTTTATGCCGGAACGCACGACCGTTATCTATGATTATAACGGCGCGAGATCCTCCCTTTTGGCTTTGATGTTAAAAGAAGTCGGATACAATGACGTAAACGTTTATATCGGCTCTTGGTTTGAATGGAGAAAATCCAGCTTACCGAAGCAGGCGGTGAATATTTACGGTCAGGCAGGGGGAGCCGGAGCCGCACCCAGAGTCGGTGGAGCGGAACGAAAAAACTAA
- a CDS encoding LIC11113 family protein: MILPVRKIIQSFVTPTCLFLIFILSAGDWDRSASRNFSLLAETGPLISSSTGMLDDPEFKEGWKKYSNDKDARPLKAWFQSHPEVTIRPCKLSKTLDFEGLQYFSIKCQDEILNGFFYSGRVAISNLDSIDSIRVKGPVKIGKVVYWDLSFSSKDLPLDSSPGRLEKPNRRTRLPEKPADNLGLQYFLSIARRPAHRPAPDGKEIFFDSSCPLVFLGKDGDFYWDKAIYFSFQASCLPQSPYSWVRIRADFSGNLVLDNKPSQSLKEGERFLAKLKIQSIEKDKIVWSEAELFHE; this comes from the coding sequence GTGATTCTTCCGGTGCGCAAAATTATCCAGTCGTTTGTCACTCCGACCTGTCTATTCCTGATTTTTATTCTTTCGGCAGGGGATTGGGATCGATCTGCCTCCCGTAACTTCTCCCTTTTAGCGGAAACCGGCCCTTTAATAAGTTCCTCAACCGGTATGCTAGATGATCCTGAATTCAAGGAAGGTTGGAAAAAATATTCGAACGATAAAGACGCGCGACCTCTGAAGGCCTGGTTCCAATCTCATCCGGAGGTTACCATTCGCCCTTGCAAGTTATCGAAGACCCTCGACTTTGAGGGATTACAGTATTTTTCGATAAAATGCCAGGATGAAATTCTAAACGGATTCTTTTATTCAGGTAGAGTAGCAATTTCCAACCTAGATTCGATAGATTCGATTCGAGTAAAAGGTCCGGTGAAAATCGGTAAAGTCGTCTACTGGGATCTCTCATTTTCTTCCAAAGACCTTCCGTTGGATTCCTCCCCTGGACGTTTAGAAAAACCGAATAGACGAACCCGACTCCCCGAAAAGCCCGCCGATAATTTGGGATTACAATATTTTTTAAGTATTGCGAGACGTCCGGCTCATAGGCCCGCCCCGGATGGAAAGGAAATTTTCTTCGATTCCTCCTGCCCGCTAGTTTTCCTCGGCAAGGACGGAGATTTTTACTGGGACAAGGCTATTTATTTTTCGTTTCAAGCCAGTTGTCTTCCTCAATCACCGTATTCTTGGGTGAGAATCAGAGCGGATTTTTCAGGGAATCTAGTGCTGGATAATAAACCGTCCCAAAGCCTAAAGGAAGGGGAACGCTTTCTCGCAAAACTCAAAATCCAATCCATCGAAAAAGACAAAATCGTCTGGTCCGAGGCCGAGCTATTCCATGAATAA
- a CDS encoding S1C family serine protease, producing MNNIRNSAIYLALSALLFLPESVSTQNVQNGNQDLKNLFGSVVIVRSDSYPDPSDPLEFGDQDLSKDVGSGFIIQGNRILTNAHVVAESKFLKVKHYNSGKYYDAQVEFLGFDCDLALLKVEDDEFFMGIEPLEIAEESPSLGSNLLMLGYPEGDENLTLENGVVNRVERLRYSFTGLDYRKVIRVTANILPGYSGGPAIQNGQVAGITFEVSQLQGNTAYLIPPEIVLHFLKDVQDGSYDGFPYAGFTFQNGNSDSLKQYLKVPAGLQGILINKVYPDSSFSEVLKQDDFLYKIDDAFLNNEGGLLEFTGRTVVDLIEPHFIGETLTLFFYRNGKHFKVPTQLKKTKSLDMYRDRDSKSFVGGGLMFQSVNRALFGKESQRIEAALRYHYSYYIQDELFRFTERDLILTTLFPDPLNSKYLSYRFKILESINGKTPADLADFKELWKKYSDGTIVLKFRGVGLPMILDAKTIRTIDARVKKRFDVRPDGSKEGK from the coding sequence ATGAATAATATTCGAAATTCTGCAATCTATCTGGCCCTTTCGGCTCTCCTATTTCTTCCCGAATCCGTTTCGACGCAAAACGTGCAGAACGGTAACCAAGATCTTAAAAATCTGTTCGGGAGCGTGGTTATCGTTCGAAGCGACAGTTATCCGGACCCTTCCGATCCTCTCGAGTTCGGTGATCAGGATTTATCAAAAGACGTGGGTTCGGGTTTCATCATACAGGGGAATAGAATTCTAACGAACGCTCACGTAGTGGCTGAATCCAAATTCTTAAAAGTAAAACATTATAATAGCGGTAAATACTACGATGCTCAAGTGGAGTTTTTAGGTTTCGATTGCGATCTCGCGCTATTGAAAGTTGAAGACGACGAATTTTTTATGGGAATCGAACCTTTAGAAATTGCGGAGGAATCCCCGTCCCTAGGAAGCAATTTATTGATGCTCGGCTACCCTGAAGGCGACGAGAATCTTACTCTAGAAAACGGCGTAGTGAATCGAGTCGAGCGGCTTCGATATTCGTTTACTGGTCTTGATTATAGGAAGGTCATTCGAGTCACTGCAAATATTCTTCCGGGTTATTCGGGCGGACCTGCCATCCAAAACGGACAGGTAGCGGGAATCACTTTCGAAGTCAGCCAACTACAAGGGAACACGGCATATCTTATTCCTCCGGAAATCGTTCTCCATTTTTTAAAAGACGTTCAAGACGGTTCTTACGACGGCTTTCCGTATGCAGGATTCACTTTTCAAAACGGAAATTCGGATTCTTTAAAACAATATCTTAAAGTCCCCGCAGGTTTGCAGGGAATCCTAATCAATAAAGTCTATCCCGACTCTTCCTTCTCGGAGGTTTTAAAGCAGGATGATTTCTTATATAAAATAGACGACGCTTTCTTGAATAACGAGGGAGGCCTTTTGGAATTTACCGGGAGAACGGTCGTTGATTTGATAGAGCCGCATTTTATCGGAGAAACGCTAACGCTTTTCTTCTACCGAAACGGCAAACACTTCAAGGTTCCCACCCAATTAAAGAAAACCAAATCTTTAGACATGTATCGGGATAGGGATTCTAAAAGTTTCGTAGGCGGCGGGCTGATGTTCCAATCGGTAAATCGGGCCTTATTCGGTAAGGAAAGCCAAAGGATCGAAGCCGCATTACGTTATCATTATAGTTATTATATTCAGGATGAGCTCTTCCGATTTACGGAACGGGACCTGATTCTCACTACCCTTTTTCCCGACCCTTTAAATTCGAAATATCTATCCTATCGATTTAAGATTTTAGAATCGATCAACGGAAAGACTCCGGCCGATTTAGCGGACTTTAAAGAATTATGGAAGAAGTATTCGGACGGCACGATCGTATTAAAATTTCGCGGAGTCGGTTTACCGATGATATTGGACGCGAAAACTATCCGAACGATCGATGCCAGAGTCAAAAAACGATTCGATGTGCGTCCGGACGGAAGCAAGGAGGGAAAATGA
- a CDS encoding PDZ domain-containing protein: MRLCLVLRSAYTFLILFFIPTLLIEAKSSGEFSVLVHFRKYSHHNPFQKGIPFQKRIPAIRIDERTALALLKPGDIPLFAELHPDESAGRKAYFEKVDVETGLGILILPEDTGRSRKRIPISHLEHLHHGSKVCGSYFTNQEWGSLDNSKALLPLTKIAKRDEGESVRKFLFSHGVVCGFTDGFWNAGSDLLRRFYAHRYSSGSPFPHPGFVADTSLTPAEENYYFPKGSVGVVVSEVLPGIGPMHNLFPGDAILSIDGIPVASKDKQRLYDLILTRHGRALNAGDSVDLVLYRDGRRREVIYRLKPYSEDSFLIPERIDKGAPRYLISGGLLFTELTRAYLKEFGEKYKSSAERKLVYLADSFSRKLHPEKRRIVLLSRTFPDEKNRSYQEFQDLILESVNDKTVDSIEGLKALMRDTKDDFYVFRFSGNRIVVFGKDEAKELDTRIKSLYSLDALDNVD; encoded by the coding sequence ATGAGACTTTGCCTTGTTTTACGATCCGCTTATACTTTTCTAATTCTGTTTTTTATCCCCACCCTCTTAATCGAAGCGAAATCGAGCGGTGAATTCTCGGTTTTAGTGCATTTCAGAAAATACTCTCACCATAATCCCTTTCAAAAAGGAATCCCGTTTCAAAAACGGATTCCCGCAATCCGGATCGATGAACGAACAGCCTTAGCTCTTCTGAAACCGGGGGATATCCCTCTTTTTGCGGAACTCCATCCGGACGAATCGGCAGGTCGCAAGGCTTACTTTGAAAAGGTGGATGTGGAAACCGGTTTAGGAATTCTCATTCTTCCCGAAGACACCGGAAGATCCAGAAAAAGAATCCCTATTTCTCACCTGGAGCACCTTCATCACGGATCAAAAGTTTGCGGCTCGTACTTTACGAATCAAGAATGGGGAAGTTTGGACAATTCCAAAGCTTTGCTTCCGTTAACCAAAATTGCTAAGCGAGATGAAGGCGAATCCGTAAGAAAATTTCTCTTCTCGCACGGTGTCGTATGCGGATTCACCGACGGTTTTTGGAATGCAGGTTCGGATCTACTCCGCAGATTCTACGCTCACCGGTATTCGTCCGGTTCTCCCTTCCCTCACCCGGGGTTTGTGGCGGACACGAGTCTGACTCCGGCCGAGGAGAACTATTATTTTCCTAAAGGAAGTGTGGGTGTGGTCGTATCGGAAGTCCTTCCCGGGATAGGCCCGATGCACAATTTATTTCCCGGAGACGCAATTCTTTCCATCGACGGAATTCCGGTTGCTTCCAAAGATAAACAGCGTCTGTACGACCTTATTCTTACTCGACATGGAAGGGCACTGAATGCCGGAGATTCCGTGGATTTGGTTTTGTATCGAGACGGACGTCGAAGAGAAGTAATCTATCGTTTAAAACCGTACAGCGAAGATTCATTTCTAATTCCCGAACGAATCGACAAAGGCGCGCCTAGATATTTAATTTCAGGCGGTCTCTTATTTACGGAACTCACTCGCGCATACCTGAAAGAATTTGGCGAAAAATATAAATCTTCCGCAGAACGAAAATTAGTTTATTTGGCGGACAGTTTTTCTCGAAAACTTCATCCGGAAAAAAGAAGAATCGTCCTACTTTCCAGAACGTTTCCGGATGAAAAAAATCGTTCTTACCAAGAATTCCAAGATCTTATTCTAGAGTCGGTAAATGACAAAACGGTTGATTCTATCGAGGGCCTAAAAGCCTTAATGCGGGATACCAAGGATGATTTTTACGTTTTTCGGTTTTCGGGGAATCGAATCGTGGTTTTCGGAAAAGACGAAGCAAAAGAACTCGATACGCGTATAAAATCCTTATATTCTTTGGACGCCTTAGATAACGTCGATTGA
- a CDS encoding ATP-binding response regulator, with protein sequence MKILFVDDEEVIRDLFQEIFGSEYELTLAGTAEQALEIADSDAFDLIITDIRLPRMNGIELITKLREKGVETPFIVITGNQDIQISINALRLGAVDFFLKPFRMEAIRYSLLRFRNLFYAGKDLVDKRFFQVRESKQKFALIPRLGNLNQYVHLILRSISHLPGLHSDDLLSLKVSLYELVGNAIEHGCARISYHQKQELMFKENDYFSYVDNICESKEEWIEVEVHYDDKQVTVILEDKGEGFDPDRVPDPVNDPNASQLSGRGIFLVRMNVDSLEYNGKGNRVTFVKKLQAPVTVKS encoded by the coding sequence ATGAAAATCCTTTTCGTAGATGATGAGGAGGTTATCCGGGATTTATTCCAGGAAATCTTCGGTAGCGAGTATGAACTCACGCTTGCAGGAACCGCCGAGCAGGCTCTGGAAATCGCCGACTCGGACGCTTTCGATCTTATCATTACGGATATCCGTCTTCCTCGAATGAACGGAATAGAGTTAATAACTAAGCTCCGAGAAAAAGGAGTGGAAACGCCGTTTATAGTCATTACGGGAAACCAGGACATTCAAATCTCCATCAACGCGCTTCGATTGGGAGCGGTGGATTTTTTTCTAAAACCGTTTCGAATGGAAGCGATCCGATATTCCCTACTTCGATTCCGAAATCTTTTTTACGCGGGAAAAGATTTAGTAGATAAACGATTTTTTCAGGTTCGGGAATCCAAACAAAAATTCGCGTTAATTCCTAGATTAGGAAATCTTAATCAATATGTTCATTTAATTCTGCGATCCATCTCTCATTTACCGGGACTTCATAGCGACGACCTTCTTTCTCTCAAGGTTTCCCTTTATGAATTAGTCGGAAACGCCATAGAGCACGGCTGTGCCAGAATTTCCTATCATCAAAAACAGGAATTGATGTTTAAGGAAAACGATTACTTTTCCTACGTGGACAATATCTGCGAATCCAAGGAAGAATGGATCGAAGTGGAAGTGCATTACGACGACAAACAAGTAACCGTCATCTTGGAAGATAAAGGGGAAGGCTTCGATCCGGATCGAGTCCCCGATCCTGTAAACGATCCTAATGCAAGTCAATTATCCGGACGGGGAATCTTTTTAGTTCGAATGAACGTCGATTCTTTGGAATATAACGGAAAGGGCAATCGAGTCACTTTCGTTAAGAAATTACAGGCTCCGGTCACCGTTAAGAGTTAA
- a CDS encoding oligosaccharide flippase family protein, with product MSRLSDTLKVFPEAISRLRTSGFLRSFFSVGGSKVLASLLNFVFMVYSVRILSKNENGIFQYYSGFLPILLAVAEFGLPTALVKYLSPLTEDKKKIGILLASSLWIKWGAFAALAVISGVAGILLHENALVVFLLVFGSFVLSFNTYFESIFVSFGQYQSLSLWYPLPNLFRLTILYFADQFTDRALNNLDILGIFTFAPALTIVLFFFLFPREKLNWVGEKEEIRIQTRELASFNRYAFLASLFAIVSDRMELFFLNRYHSNEAVASYGTALQPFSGFVILFSVLNSMIYPKLSRLTENGEFAKFLGKSILMAGGLALLLGPWVLLSDWVFAALFSGKYPESVPVFQLLYPNYLLQLVFSPLGMALFALGQPRMLALLALVRLVSGLVLDNLLIPEYGPMGAASAFFLGQIPSWLLLSGYFLAYYRPSSK from the coding sequence ATGTCCCGACTATCGGATACCTTGAAAGTTTTTCCGGAGGCGATTAGCCGCCTCCGCACTTCGGGGTTCTTACGCTCCTTTTTTTCGGTAGGCGGCTCCAAGGTCCTTGCATCCCTCTTAAATTTCGTATTTATGGTCTACTCGGTTCGAATACTGAGTAAGAATGAAAACGGTATTTTCCAGTACTATTCCGGATTTTTGCCGATTTTGCTTGCCGTCGCTGAATTCGGATTGCCGACCGCACTGGTTAAATATCTTTCTCCATTGACGGAAGATAAGAAAAAAATCGGAATCTTATTAGCTTCGTCCTTATGGATTAAATGGGGCGCCTTTGCCGCGTTAGCCGTCATCTCAGGTGTGGCCGGCATTCTACTTCACGAAAATGCATTAGTGGTCTTTTTGCTAGTATTCGGAAGTTTTGTACTTTCGTTTAATACGTATTTCGAGAGTATTTTCGTCTCTTTCGGACAGTATCAATCCCTTTCACTCTGGTATCCTCTCCCCAATCTTTTTCGGTTAACGATATTGTACTTTGCCGATCAGTTTACGGATCGAGCATTAAATAATCTAGATATACTTGGGATTTTCACTTTCGCGCCTGCTCTAACCATCGTACTTTTCTTTTTTCTATTTCCGAGAGAAAAGCTAAACTGGGTCGGTGAAAAAGAAGAGATAAGGATTCAGACTAGAGAACTGGCCTCCTTTAACAGGTACGCTTTTTTAGCATCCTTGTTTGCGATCGTGTCGGACAGAATGGAACTATTCTTTCTGAATCGGTATCATTCCAACGAAGCCGTCGCATCGTACGGAACCGCTTTGCAGCCTTTCAGCGGATTCGTAATTCTTTTTTCGGTTCTGAACTCGATGATCTATCCGAAGCTTTCCAGGCTGACTGAAAACGGTGAGTTCGCAAAATTTCTAGGTAAATCGATTCTAATGGCTGGCGGATTAGCTCTGCTTCTCGGACCTTGGGTCCTGCTTTCTGATTGGGTGTTCGCGGCCCTGTTTTCAGGTAAGTATCCCGAATCCGTCCCGGTTTTTCAACTATTGTACCCGAATTATCTCTTACAATTGGTCTTTTCGCCCTTGGGAATGGCGCTCTTTGCATTGGGCCAGCCGAGAATGTTAGCTCTTCTTGCACTAGTCAGATTGGTTTCAGGTTTGGTACTGGATAATTTATTAATCCCGGAATATGGACCCATGGGAGCTGCCAGCGCGTTCTTCTTGGGACAGATTCCTTCCTGGCTTCTTTTAAGCGGATATTTTTTGGCCTATTACCGGCCGTCGAGTAAGTGA